The genomic region TGCTTGAATGTAGTGATAATAAGTGGATTTATTTTGATTATGTTCCTGGAGAAGCACAAACACGTGAAGGAAGTATTTGTACAATAGGAAAGATTTGTGTTATTGGGACACAATTAAATGATAGTAACTTAAAAAAATTATTTGAAAAAACAGAGGTATAAAAAGGAAATGTGGAATAAAAAAAAGACATATATTGTTAATGGATTTTTAGAGAGTGGAAAAACAGAGTTTATTAAATATACGCTAAGTCAACCTTATTTTAAAAAGAGATCAAAAATATTAGTTATTCTTTGTGAAGATGGGGAAACAACAATAGAAAAAGAGTTCTTAAAAGAAAATAGAGTTATTTTAGAAGTAATAGATAATCAAGAAGATTTTACGGTAGAGAAGTTAAAAGAATTAGATAAGAAACATAATTTTAAAAGAATTATGATTGAATATAATGGAATGTGGGATCATAAGAATATTGAGTTACCTGAATCATGGGTTCTAGAACAACAAATAAGCATATTAGATACTTCTACTTTTCAAATGTACTTTAATAATATGAAGTCGATAATAGGAGATATGGTTCGTAATTCAGAACTAGTAATATTTAATCGAGCTAATCAATCAAATGAACTTTCTGTTATCAAAAGAAATATAAAAATATTGAATCCTACAACAGATATTGTATTTGAAGCAAATGGGGCTGAAATACCAGTTATGTTAGAAGAAGAATTACCATATGATATTGATGCACCTAATCTAACAATAACAGAAGAAACATATGGAGCATGGTTTTTAGATACATTAGATAATACGAAAAGATATATAGGAAAAGAAGTGAAGTTTATTGCTAAGGTATTAAAAAAAGAAGATTTACCTAATGATTATTTTGTTCCAATCCGTGTTATGATGACATGTTGCGAAGATGATCTATCATCATTTGGATTTGTTTGTCAATATGAGAATGCAAAAACATTAAATGAAAATACATGGGTAGAATTAACCGCAATTATGGATGAAGGTGTATGGCCTAACTGTGGAGAATTAGGACCTATTTTACATGCTATTACAGTACAAGAAGTAGAAACACCAGAAAATGAAATTATTATTTTTAATTAGAAAAACAAAACGATATGACAAGCATATCGTTTTTATGTACTAAATTTTGTATTATTTTTTAGTAGTACTACCAAAACCACCATCTCTTATTTCATTAGTATCATCGTCTTCTACGATACCAAATGCCATAAAGATTCCTTGAGCAAATCCTTCTCCTGCTTGTAAGTCTACTGTTTTATTTTCATTAGAATCATTTGTTATTTTAATAAAAATATGACCTTCATTACTACTATTGAAATAATCACTATCAATAATACCTACTGTATTATTTAACTGTAAACGGAATTTAAATCCTAATCCACTTCTTGGATAAACAGATAATACCCAACCATTATTAATAGAACAACGAATACCTGTTGGTATTTTAATTGTTTCATTTGGTTTTAAAGTAAAGGCAATAGGAGTATAAAAATCATATCCTGCTGAACCAATAGTTGCTCTTTTAGGTAATTGAATAGTTTCATAAATAGATTTTGTTTCTTCTAATGAATATTGATTAAATGAATCCATGAAATCATTTGTAAACTGTTCTAATGATACTTTGTAAAACTTTGCTATTTTTTGCATATAAATCCTCCTTTAATAAAGCTATTATAACAAGAATAAAACAAAACAAAAAGACCTTGCGGTCTTTTAATCATGTAAAATAATAATATTTGAATTCATTGATGATTGAACATCAATAACTCTTTGATTACTAGATCCCTTCCAATGTAATTTAGGATCTAATAATGCTAATTCAAATTTCCCATCAACAATAACATCAAGGTATTGAATCAATTCAATATCACGAATATCTTCAAAAACAAAACCAGTATATAACCAAATTGTTTTAGTAGGAAACTTTTCTTTTATTTCTTTTATTAAATCATGAACTTCATTCAATAATTGTGGGTGAAGTGGATCTCCGCCACTTAATGTAATACCAGAAATATAATCTTGGCTTAAATAATCAAATAATTCTTGTTTGGCAGCATCATCAAAGGCAATACCACCATGAATATCCCATGTTTGAGGATTTTGACAACCTTGGCAACGATGTGTACAACCAGCTAACCATAGCACTACTCTTAATCCTTCACCATTTAACATATCGGCATGTGTTATATTATGATAATTCATTACATTGACTTCCTATCTTTAATTTCATCCATTTTAGCATTATTTAAACGAGTATCACCCTTTACTCTAGAATAAGATAAATATCCATTCATACGATCAATCTTAGTTAAATTTGCACTACCACAAACAGGACAAACATCCATATTTAACTCTTCATGACCACAATCATCACAATAAGATAAAGCTAAATTAACACCTTCATATAAACCTTTTTTCATCGCTCTTTTTAATAAAGTACGGAAAGCTTCTTTATTATAATCAATAGAATATTTTACATATTGGATTTTACCACCATTACATAAATCCCAGAAACGATTTTCTAAATCTTGTTTATCTACTGTTAAGATATCTTCACTAACATGACAATGGAAACTATTAGAAACATAAGAACGATCACTTACATTTTCAATAACACCATATTTATTTCTAAATTGAGTTATTTGTAAACCACATAAACTCTCTGCTGGAGTTCCATAAATAGCATACAAATTACCATCTTCTTCTTTAAACTCATTAATCTTTTTATTAATATATCCTAATACTTCTAAAGAGAAAGAACCATCCTCTACTAAAGATTTTTTATGATGCAATTGTTCCAACTCATTTAAAGCAGTAATCCCAAAAGATGCAGTAGCACTCTTTAATAAAGGCTTAATCTTATCATGAATACCCAAAGTACCACCATAGAATCCACCTTCACAATAGGCTAGTGGATTAATAGATGCCTTCATTTCTCCAATATAATCATAAGTACGAATATGTAACTTACGGATTAATTGTAAATAATAATCTAATACTTCATAGAAAGGAACACTTTCCTTTTGTGCTTTTGCATAAATCATCGGTAAATGTAAAGAAATAGCACCAATATTAAATCTACCTACAAACACAGGAGAATCATTATCATCAGCTGGATACATTCCACCTTTTTCATACCAAGGAGATAAAAAAGCTCGACATCCCATTGGAGAAATAACTTTCCCATATTTTTTATACATACTTGCAACATATCCATCACCAGTTAAACTTAACCAATCAGGATACATACATTTACTAGAACATTCTACCCCAGCATCAAATAATGATTCCAATGGCTTACCAGCTCCATGTAATTCTTCATCATATAAGAATACAATTTTAGGGAACAATACAGGTTTTTTATTTCCTTTTTTCCCTTGACCGATTCTTCTAGTTTTTAACATTTCTATCGTAGCCATTTGACACCATTCACTAGTACCAGTAGCTATTGTAACAGTAATAAATGGATAGTCACCACGACTAGAAGCTACCGTATTAAACTTATATTCCCATCCTTGATATCCTTGATGGAAATCATTTTCTAAATCAGCAATTGCAACATCATGTGCTTTTTGAGGATCTAACCCTAAACTAGTATATTTAGAAATATACATATCATATGATTTTTGAGCATAAGGTTCTAATAACAAATCAACACTAGGTACAGTAAATCCACCATATTGTTGGCTTGCAGCCGACAATACAATATCTCCAATAACATCAAATGCAACATCTAATGTCTTTGGTTCATTGTACCAAAGATTACCCATTTCAAAACCACCTTTTAATACATTAGCAACATCAAATAAACAACAGTTCATTGTATCACGTCTAGCAGACATATCATGGATATAAATATATCCATCTCTAGCTGCTTGTAGTTCTTCTGTAGTTAAGAAAAACTTTTGATACAAAGACTTATTTAGTTCATTAAAAATCAAGCTTCTTTTTGTAGAAACTAAGGCACTATCGGTATTACTATTTTCTTTATCACCAATATACATAATGCTTTGTGATTTTTTATAAACATCATCTAACATATGAACAAAATCTTGTTTATAGTTACGGTAATCACGGTAGCTTTTTGCTACTCTAGGATTCACTTTATCCAAAGCACCTTCCACCATATTATGCATTTGAGCAATTGTAATTCCATCAGGATACTGATTAGCATTTTCAATAACAAAAGCACAAATTTGATCCACTTCTCCGTCTTTAAAATTATATAGACATCTTGTAGCGGACTTGTTTATAGCGACAACTACTTTTTCAATATTAAATTCTTCAATTGTATTATCTTTTTTAATTACATACATAAATATTCCCTCACTTTATATCTATAAGTATAGGTAACCAACAACCAAAAGTAAAGGGATTTGTTCTATCAAAATGTGGAAATATTCTATATATTATCGCTCTAATATGCTATACTTAAAAGAGCCTAAAGGGAAAACATAGATAATATATATAATAAGGAGATTAGTATGACAAAAGTAATAGCAATAACAAATCAAAAAGGTGGAGTAGGAAAAACAACAACAAGTGTAAATTTATCTGTAGCACTTGCAAAAAAGAAATTCAAAGTGTTGTTAGTAGACATGGATCCTCAAGCAAATGCAACACAAGGTATCGGTATAGAGAGAAATGATCTTGAAAGAACTACTTATGATTGTTTAGTGGATCAAGAATCTTTTAAAAATGTTATTATTCCTACTTATGCAACTGGTGTAGATATATCACCTGCTAGTATTGATTTAGCAGGAGCAGATTTAGACTTATCAAAAGTATCAGAAGGACGTGAACAACGTTTAAAAGATGCTTTAGAAGAAGTGAAACAAGATTATGATTTTGTAATTATTGACTGTCCACCAGCATTAGGATTATTAAATACAAATGCATTAACTGCATGTGATTCTGTATTAATCCCTGTTCAATGTGAATATTATGCCTTAGAAGGGTTAACACAATTATTAAATACAATTCTTTTAACACAAAATGTATTTAACCCATCTCTTGCAATAGAAGGAGTTCTTTTAACTATGTTAGATCAAAGAACGAACTTAGGATTAGAAGTATCACAAGAAGTACGTAAATACTTTAAAGAAAAAGTATATAAAACAATTATTCCAAGAAACATTAAATTATCGGAAGCACCATCTGCAGGA from Tannockella kyphosi harbors:
- a CDS encoding TIGR03943 family putative permease subunit, producing MWNKKKTYIVNGFLESGKTEFIKYTLSQPYFKKRSKILVILCEDGETTIEKEFLKENRVILEVIDNQEDFTVEKLKELDKKHNFKRIMIEYNGMWDHKNIELPESWVLEQQISILDTSTFQMYFNNMKSIIGDMVRNSELVIFNRANQSNELSVIKRNIKILNPTTDIVFEANGAEIPVMLEEELPYDIDAPNLTITEETYGAWFLDTLDNTKRYIGKEVKFIAKVLKKEDLPNDYFVPIRVMMTCCEDDLSSFGFVCQYENAKTLNENTWVELTAIMDEGVWPNCGELGPILHAITVQEVETPENEIIIFN
- a CDS encoding dUTP diphosphatase, whose translation is MQKIAKFYKVSLEQFTNDFMDSFNQYSLEETKSIYETIQLPKRATIGSAGYDFYTPIAFTLKPNETIKIPTGIRCSINNGWVLSVYPRSGLGFKFRLQLNNTVGIIDSDYFNSSNEGHIFIKITNDSNENKTVDLQAGEGFAQGIFMAFGIVEDDDTNEIRDGGFGSTTKK
- the nrdG gene encoding anaerobic ribonucleoside-triphosphate reductase activating protein: MNYHNITHADMLNGEGLRVVLWLAGCTHRCQGCQNPQTWDIHGGIAFDDAAKQELFDYLSQDYISGITLSGGDPLHPQLLNEVHDLIKEIKEKFPTKTIWLYTGFVFEDIRDIELIQYLDVIVDGKFELALLDPKLHWKGSSNQRVIDVQSSMNSNIIILHD
- the nrdD gene encoding anaerobic ribonucleoside-triphosphate reductase, translating into MYVIKKDNTIEEFNIEKVVVAINKSATRCLYNFKDGEVDQICAFVIENANQYPDGITIAQMHNMVEGALDKVNPRVAKSYRDYRNYKQDFVHMLDDVYKKSQSIMYIGDKENSNTDSALVSTKRSLIFNELNKSLYQKFFLTTEELQAARDGYIYIHDMSARRDTMNCCLFDVANVLKGGFEMGNLWYNEPKTLDVAFDVIGDIVLSAASQQYGGFTVPSVDLLLEPYAQKSYDMYISKYTSLGLDPQKAHDVAIADLENDFHQGYQGWEYKFNTVASSRGDYPFITVTIATGTSEWCQMATIEMLKTRRIGQGKKGNKKPVLFPKIVFLYDEELHGAGKPLESLFDAGVECSSKCMYPDWLSLTGDGYVASMYKKYGKVISPMGCRAFLSPWYEKGGMYPADDNDSPVFVGRFNIGAISLHLPMIYAKAQKESVPFYEVLDYYLQLIRKLHIRTYDYIGEMKASINPLAYCEGGFYGGTLGIHDKIKPLLKSATASFGITALNELEQLHHKKSLVEDGSFSLEVLGYINKKINEFKEEDGNLYAIYGTPAESLCGLQITQFRNKYGVIENVSDRSYVSNSFHCHVSEDILTVDKQDLENRFWDLCNGGKIQYVKYSIDYNKEAFRTLLKRAMKKGLYEGVNLALSYCDDCGHEELNMDVCPVCGSANLTKIDRMNGYLSYSRVKGDTRLNNAKMDEIKDRKSM
- a CDS encoding ParA family protein; the encoded protein is MTKVIAITNQKGGVGKTTTSVNLSVALAKKKFKVLLVDMDPQANATQGIGIERNDLERTTYDCLVDQESFKNVIIPTYATGVDISPASIDLAGADLDLSKVSEGREQRLKDALEEVKQDYDFVIIDCPPALGLLNTNALTACDSVLIPVQCEYYALEGLTQLLNTILLTQNVFNPSLAIEGVLLTMLDQRTNLGLEVSQEVRKYFKEKVYKTIIPRNIKLSEAPSAGLAIMDYDANSEGAKAYKSLAKEIIDANGN